The Halobacterium litoreum genome includes a region encoding these proteins:
- a CDS encoding sulfurtransferase, with protein sequence MAEYANDVLVTADWVEDHLDQFQSDDPDYRLVEVDVDTEAYDEAHAPGAIGFNWETQLQDQTTRDILSKDDFEDLLGSHGITEDSTVVLYGDNSNWFAAYTYWQFKYYGHENVKLLDGGRDYWLDNDYPTTDEAPDFTEREYEARGPFEGIRAYRDDVEHAVEKGLPLVDVRSPEEFTGEILAPPGLQETAQRGGHIPGAKNISWAATVNDDGTFKSADELAELYGAEDIDGDETTVAYCRIGERSSIAWFALHELLGYENTVNYDGSWTEWGNLVGAPVETGSGE encoded by the coding sequence ATGGCAGAATACGCCAACGACGTGCTCGTCACCGCGGACTGGGTCGAAGACCACCTCGACCAGTTCCAGAGCGACGACCCCGACTACCGACTCGTGGAAGTCGACGTGGACACCGAGGCCTACGACGAGGCGCACGCGCCCGGCGCCATCGGCTTCAACTGGGAGACCCAACTGCAGGACCAGACCACGCGGGACATCCTCTCGAAGGACGACTTCGAGGACCTCCTCGGGAGCCACGGCATCACCGAGGACTCCACCGTCGTCCTCTACGGCGACAACTCCAACTGGTTCGCCGCGTACACGTACTGGCAGTTCAAGTACTACGGCCACGAGAACGTGAAACTCCTCGACGGCGGCCGGGACTACTGGCTCGACAACGACTACCCGACCACCGACGAAGCCCCCGACTTCACCGAGCGCGAGTACGAGGCCCGCGGCCCCTTCGAGGGCATCCGCGCGTACCGCGACGACGTCGAACACGCCGTCGAGAAGGGCCTGCCGCTCGTCGACGTGCGCTCCCCCGAGGAGTTCACCGGCGAGATTCTCGCGCCCCCGGGCCTCCAGGAGACCGCTCAGCGCGGCGGCCACATCCCCGGCGCGAAGAACATCTCGTGGGCCGCGACGGTCAACGACGACGGCACGTTCAAGTCCGCCGACGAACTCGCCGAGCTCTACGGCGCGGAGGACATCGATGGCGACGAGACCACCGTCGCGTACTGCCGCATCGGCGAGCGCTCCAGCATCGCGTGGTTCGCGCTCCACGAACTCCTCGGCTACGAGAACACCGTCAACTACGACGGCTCGTGGACGGAGTGGGGGAACCTCGTCGGCGCACCGGTCGAAACGGGTAGCGGCGAGTAA
- a CDS encoding rubrerythrin family protein yields the protein MNATELLESVRADNETALSRLGSSKSLYAATGGEMEADAVLRAAADAEYAAARTFDQWADTEGDEGARDAFETTASEEDDHYETVVGKLGDYDAGDDLGAMQSYLRGLDSTPARAGGLLGRLLATEKSKEQLTGFFVGQADPQTAQLFRELKGDLDDQRERALSLLDSVCNSDDDWDEAKDAADGAIQAAYDEYTEQLEAMGVNPKPVC from the coding sequence ATGAACGCCACCGAACTCCTCGAATCCGTCCGCGCTGACAACGAGACCGCGCTCTCCCGCCTCGGCTCCTCGAAGAGCCTCTACGCCGCGACCGGCGGCGAGATGGAGGCCGATGCGGTCCTGCGCGCCGCCGCCGACGCCGAGTACGCCGCCGCGCGCACGTTCGACCAGTGGGCCGACACCGAGGGCGACGAGGGCGCCCGCGACGCCTTCGAGACCACCGCCAGCGAGGAAGACGACCACTACGAGACGGTCGTCGGGAAACTCGGCGACTACGACGCCGGCGACGACCTCGGCGCGATGCAGTCGTACCTCCGGGGCCTCGACTCGACGCCCGCGCGCGCCGGCGGCCTGCTCGGGCGCCTGCTCGCCACCGAGAAGTCCAAGGAACAACTCACGGGCTTCTTCGTCGGGCAGGCCGACCCCCAGACCGCCCAACTGTTCCGCGAGTTGAAGGGCGACCTCGACGACCAGCGCGAGCGCGCGCTCTCCCTCCTCGACTCGGTCTGCAATTCTGACGACGACTGGGACGAAGCGAAAGACGCCGCCGACGGCGCGATTCAGGCCGCCTACGACGAGTACACCGAGCAGTTGGAGGCGATGGGCGTCAACCCGAAGCCGGTCTGCTGA
- a CDS encoding DUF7553 family protein, producing the protein MTRDHLTTAAELLDDASERADGDLGERLRGQADALFALADRDRGPDHGRLDRHMHALRDIESEADDDLAETVERALAELTEYRSGVEGV; encoded by the coding sequence ATGACCCGAGACCACCTCACGACCGCCGCCGAACTCCTCGACGACGCCAGCGAACGCGCGGACGGCGACCTCGGGGAGCGCCTCCGCGGGCAGGCCGACGCGCTGTTCGCGCTCGCGGATCGCGACCGCGGCCCCGACCACGGTCGCCTCGACCGCCACATGCACGCGCTCCGCGACATCGAAAGCGAGGCGGACGACGACCTCGCCGAGACCGTGGAACGCGCGCTCGCGGAACTCACGGAGTACCGGTCGGGCGTCGAAGGCGTCTAA